The Doryrhamphus excisus isolate RoL2022-K1 chromosome 18, RoL_Dexc_1.0, whole genome shotgun sequence genome contains a region encoding:
- the pmepa1 gene encoding protein TMEPAI isoform X2 gives MGVLNATTANVSCACDCTRLSSVHVMDITQLEFVQILVIVVVMMVMVVVITCLLNHYRLSARSLLSRHASTRRRQLTLAHEAGLWSSEGAGPSGVLNEQQQAYNPRPPDRGTPASYLLRDSQHGLPQRFQNTYSAGRFQPTYPYLPQDLIDLPPTISLSDGEEPPPYQGPCTLQLRDPEQQMELNRESVRAPPNRTVFDSHPLDPPTSCLHASLQAPPPSVHAGISAVEAQEAARQHKQEGAPPTYSEVIGHYYHPRAPAPSHGHHAPPSSLLHGVLRLPLSASVDRQNARNTEEKS, from the exons ATGGGCGTCTTGAACGCAACAACCGCCAATGTCTCGTGCGCGTGTGACTGTACGCGCCTCAGCTCCGTGCACGTCATGGACATCA CCCAGCTGGAGTTCGTCCAGATCCTGGTGAtcgtggtggtgatgatggtgatggtggtggtcatTACTTGTCTGCTCAACCACTACCGCCTATCTGCACGCTCGCTGCTCTCCAGGCACGCCTCCACGCGCAGGAGACAACTGACGCTGGCCCAC GAGGCGGGCCTGTGGAGCTCGGAGGGGGCAGGGCCAAGTGGTGTTTTGAATGAG CAGCAACAGGCGTACAACCCCCGGCCCCCGGACAGAGGGACACCCGCATCATACCTACTGCGGGACTCTCAGCATGGTCTGCCGCAGCGCTTCCAGAACACCTATTCTGCGGGACGCTTCCAGCCCACGTACCCCTACCTGCCCCAGGACCTCATCGACCTCCCCCCCACCATCTCCCTATCGGACGGGGAGGAGCCACCGCCCTACCAGGGCCCCTGCACCCTGCAGCTCCGAGACCCAGAGCAGCAGATGGAGCTGAACCGCGAGTCGGTTCGAGCGCCACCCAACCGGACCGTCTTTGATTCGCATCCCCTGGACCCGCCCACTTCCTGCCTGCATGCCAG CCTACAAGCCCCTCCTCCGAGTGTGCATGCCGGAATCAGCGCAGTGGAGGCGCAGGAGGCGGCCCGCCAGCACAAGCAGGAAGGTGCTCCCCCCACCTACAGCGAGGTGATTGGACACTACTACCACCCGAGGGCCCCAGCCCCCAGCCATGGCCATCATGCGCCACCGTCCTCACTCCTGCACGGTGTCCTCCGACTGCCGCTGTCCGCAAGTGTGGACAGGCAGAACGCCCGAAACACAGAAGAGAAATCCTAG
- the pmepa1 gene encoding protein TMEPAI isoform X1: MGVLNATTANVSCACDCTRLSSVHVMDITQLEFVQILVIVVVMMVMVVVITCLLNHYRLSARSLLSRHASTRRRQLTLAHQEAGLWSSEGAGPSGVLNEQQQAYNPRPPDRGTPASYLLRDSQHGLPQRFQNTYSAGRFQPTYPYLPQDLIDLPPTISLSDGEEPPPYQGPCTLQLRDPEQQMELNRESVRAPPNRTVFDSHPLDPPTSCLHASLQAPPPSVHAGISAVEAQEAARQHKQEGAPPTYSEVIGHYYHPRAPAPSHGHHAPPSSLLHGVLRLPLSASVDRQNARNTEEKS; this comes from the exons ATGGGCGTCTTGAACGCAACAACCGCCAATGTCTCGTGCGCGTGTGACTGTACGCGCCTCAGCTCCGTGCACGTCATGGACATCA CCCAGCTGGAGTTCGTCCAGATCCTGGTGAtcgtggtggtgatgatggtgatggtggtggtcatTACTTGTCTGCTCAACCACTACCGCCTATCTGCACGCTCGCTGCTCTCCAGGCACGCCTCCACGCGCAGGAGACAACTGACGCTGGCCCAC CAGGAGGCGGGCCTGTGGAGCTCGGAGGGGGCAGGGCCAAGTGGTGTTTTGAATGAG CAGCAACAGGCGTACAACCCCCGGCCCCCGGACAGAGGGACACCCGCATCATACCTACTGCGGGACTCTCAGCATGGTCTGCCGCAGCGCTTCCAGAACACCTATTCTGCGGGACGCTTCCAGCCCACGTACCCCTACCTGCCCCAGGACCTCATCGACCTCCCCCCCACCATCTCCCTATCGGACGGGGAGGAGCCACCGCCCTACCAGGGCCCCTGCACCCTGCAGCTCCGAGACCCAGAGCAGCAGATGGAGCTGAACCGCGAGTCGGTTCGAGCGCCACCCAACCGGACCGTCTTTGATTCGCATCCCCTGGACCCGCCCACTTCCTGCCTGCATGCCAG CCTACAAGCCCCTCCTCCGAGTGTGCATGCCGGAATCAGCGCAGTGGAGGCGCAGGAGGCGGCCCGCCAGCACAAGCAGGAAGGTGCTCCCCCCACCTACAGCGAGGTGATTGGACACTACTACCACCCGAGGGCCCCAGCCCCCAGCCATGGCCATCATGCGCCACCGTCCTCACTCCTGCACGGTGTCCTCCGACTGCCGCTGTCCGCAAGTGTGGACAGGCAGAACGCCCGAAACACAGAAGAGAAATCCTAG
- the pmepa1 gene encoding protein TMEPAI isoform X3 — MQPSSGTHNHDSCLQTQLCAQLEFVQILVIVVVMMVMVVVITCLLNHYRLSARSLLSRHASTRRRQLTLAHQEAGLWSSEGAGPSGVLNEQQQAYNPRPPDRGTPASYLLRDSQHGLPQRFQNTYSAGRFQPTYPYLPQDLIDLPPTISLSDGEEPPPYQGPCTLQLRDPEQQMELNRESVRAPPNRTVFDSHPLDPPTSCLHASLQAPPPSVHAGISAVEAQEAARQHKQEGAPPTYSEVIGHYYHPRAPAPSHGHHAPPSSLLHGVLRLPLSASVDRQNARNTEEKS; from the exons ATGCAACCTTCATCAGGGACTCACAACCACGACAGCTGTCTGCAGACACAACTGTGTG CCCAGCTGGAGTTCGTCCAGATCCTGGTGAtcgtggtggtgatgatggtgatggtggtggtcatTACTTGTCTGCTCAACCACTACCGCCTATCTGCACGCTCGCTGCTCTCCAGGCACGCCTCCACGCGCAGGAGACAACTGACGCTGGCCCAC CAGGAGGCGGGCCTGTGGAGCTCGGAGGGGGCAGGGCCAAGTGGTGTTTTGAATGAG CAGCAACAGGCGTACAACCCCCGGCCCCCGGACAGAGGGACACCCGCATCATACCTACTGCGGGACTCTCAGCATGGTCTGCCGCAGCGCTTCCAGAACACCTATTCTGCGGGACGCTTCCAGCCCACGTACCCCTACCTGCCCCAGGACCTCATCGACCTCCCCCCCACCATCTCCCTATCGGACGGGGAGGAGCCACCGCCCTACCAGGGCCCCTGCACCCTGCAGCTCCGAGACCCAGAGCAGCAGATGGAGCTGAACCGCGAGTCGGTTCGAGCGCCACCCAACCGGACCGTCTTTGATTCGCATCCCCTGGACCCGCCCACTTCCTGCCTGCATGCCAG CCTACAAGCCCCTCCTCCGAGTGTGCATGCCGGAATCAGCGCAGTGGAGGCGCAGGAGGCGGCCCGCCAGCACAAGCAGGAAGGTGCTCCCCCCACCTACAGCGAGGTGATTGGACACTACTACCACCCGAGGGCCCCAGCCCCCAGCCATGGCCATCATGCGCCACCGTCCTCACTCCTGCACGGTGTCCTCCGACTGCCGCTGTCCGCAAGTGTGGACAGGCAGAACGCCCGAAACACAGAAGAGAAATCCTAG